CCAGTTTATTGTAACGGATCTTTTGGGGGTTACGGTTAGTAGGTCGTTTATTTTACCCAAATATAGGGGCTCCTCACCCTCTTCAGTGTATTCTTTAAAAAACTGTATGAACCTCTCAATCATTTCCTCTCTTTCCATTTCTCACTCACCTATCCATTCATTTCTGATACGGGATATTTCGAGATAAACCCTCTTTTCTTCTGGGGATAATCTTGAAAGAATCTCCATGCTGTTCGGCCTAAGTCTCACGGCTTCAAGAATCTTCTTAAATCTTATGTTCTTTAGCATTTTATATTTCTTCTTAAGATTCCTCAGTTTTGTTAATTTTGTCTGGAGAACTTCTATGCTTCCACCTTGAACTTGAACAAACTTCTCAAGGTAATATATGTAGAATTCGGCCTTTTCGTACAGGCCCTCTGGAATTGGGGTTAGAGGAGCATTTTTCTTTTCTTCATTAAGGATCCTATCTATCTCGCCTATAACTTTATCAGCCTCGTCTATAATCTCAACTACTCCCATCTCCCACAATTCTTTGGCCTTCCAATCCTCAAGAAGTATCATATCTCCCTCTTTCCAGTTTCCAAAGGGTTTTAATACTCTCACCGGGATGTAAGCTTTTCCCGCTAACATTATTTCATCACCGATGCTAAAAGAGAAATATGGTGGAGGGCTTAAAATTTCTATGTTAGGTCCCCACATGTACAGTAATGCTCATATGCGAGCGTTTCGAGATCCTCAAATCCTTCTCCCGTCTTCGCTGAGAGATATATTGCTCTAACGGGAGGAGAAACCTCTGGTAGCATTGAACACATCTTGTAGGCTAGCAATCCCTGAGTCGATGGGTCGAACTTTAGTCTGGCAGTTAAATACTCTAGATCTTCGAACATTTTCTTATGTCTTTCGAGTTCTTCCTTGCTGAGGATGTCGATTTTGTTAAGGGCTGGAATGGTAGTTGCCCCGAGTCTCAGGTCTATAAGGAGGGTGAAGAATCTAACGAAGCAGTAGTCATGAGGTTTTTTGAGGATTTCTGGATCTGACAGGTAAACTACAAGGGGGTAAGGAAGATTCTCCATAAGTTTGACGCCAAATTCGTGGAATAAAAACGTTTCCATTTGACCAGGAGTGTCTATTAGAACGTAATCCTTCTCCTCTTCAAGCTTTAGTATTTTGTTGAGATATTCATCGAACTCATTCATTAGTCTGTCATAACTCTCTACTATCGCTCCGTTTGGTCCATATCCTTCTTTCATTATCTCTTCTACCGTTATTGATTCTCTCACATCTATATCTGGTTTGTATGGGAGGAGTTTTACTCCTGTGTCGAGGTTAACATAGCCGACCTTATAGTTTTCTTCCAAGTATTTTCCGAAAGCCCCAGTTATGGCGCTCTTTCCACTCCCCGCAGTTCCCACGAATACCACTATCATCGTCTCTCCCAAATGGCAATAGAATTAGGGTGGCCTAAAAACTTTTAGTACATAACCCTAGCTTTTATTCCGGCTAATCTCTCAATTTCTTCTGCAAGTTTTACGAATGCTTTTGCTCCCTCGCTCTCTGGTTTGTATTTTACCGCAGGTATTCCTTCGAGTGTTCCTTCTCTAATTGCTGGATCCTCTGGGATCACAGCAAGTAAAGGTATTTCCATGACTTCTTCAGCTGCCTCTGGGGGTATGTCCTTCTCAGTTCTTCCATACCTATTTAAGACGAATCCAAGTATTGCTAAGCCCGCCTTTTTAAGAACTATTCCTACTTTCATGGTATCGGTTAGGCATGATATCTCCGGATTCGTTACTAATAGAGCTTCTTCTCCGCTGAGCATTGCACTCATGGCATCTAATTGTAATCCCGCTGGACAGTCTATTAAGATAAAATCATAGTTATCTTTTAGAGACTTTATGACATCTGGCAACTTTCTTGGATCTGCTTTTATCACATGTTCCCAATCTACTGCTCCAGGGAGAACGTAAACATTATCGAATTGAGTCATGTATATTGCATCATCAATTTTTGCTTCTCCAGCTAAAACGTCGTGAAGTGTTACATCAGCGTCATCAACTCCCAGGACTAAACTTAAGTTTGCCATTGTTAAGTCTCCATCAACGGCGAGAACTTTCTTTCCTCTTTCCCCTAGGGCAACAGATAGATTTGCTGTTACTGTTGTTTTTCCTGTACCTCCCTTTCCTGACACAATTGAAATAATCCTGGCCATGTGAAAACCTCCATTTCCTTTATTTTCCATTTCTTATATAATATTTCTTCCATTGAACTATTCATCGAAACGCTAAATTTTTAAGTTAAATGAAGGAGGTGTGAACATGCTAACTGGAGTGCTCTTGGCTTTAACTTCTGCCCTCTGTTGGGGATCTGCATCTGTATTAATCAGAATTGGGCTAAAAGACAAGAGTCCAATAGCGGCAAACTTAGTTAGGTTGTATTTTTCGGCAACAACTTATCTTATTCTCTTCCTTGTTTTGGGCAATTATTCTGAGATAGCTTCAATGCCCCTGAAGTATCATCTGATTGCCTTCATATCGGCCCAATTCGGATTCGTTATAGGGGATTACTTTTACTTTTCTGCTCTCAAGTCTCTTGGAGTGTCTAGAACCGTTCCAATAACATCTACCTATCCCTTGTGGACACTTATTTGGGCATATTTATTTTTAGGAAGAGAGATTACTGTGAAGATAATTCTTGGTGCAGTTTTAGTTGTTTTGGGTATTGTAATTGTTAGACAAGCGGAAAGTGAAGAGCATGCGGATCCTAGAGGAATTCTTCATGCGTTTGTAACACCAATCTCCTGGAGTGTCGCAATAGTTTTAATGGATTGGTTGTCAAGCAAGGTTTCATCTTTAACATTAGCCGGCCTTAGAATAATATATGCTGCTATTGGAGTGACTTTAATTTCGTGGAAAGTTCTTGGTGAAATCAGGAAGGTTACTTGGAGAGAAGTCGGGGTGATAGCATCTGCAGGTTTGTTAGGTCTAGTTATAGCCCAATACACATTTGTATCCTCTGTATCCCTTCTAGGATCTCAAATAGCGACCCCTATAACTGCAATAAATCCCATAATCTCTACGCTATTGGCAGTTGCTCTCTTAAAAGAACCTCCAAATATGAAAATATGGATAAGCTTAGGGCTTGTTGTTGTAGGAATCTTTCTGTTAACAAGCTAATCAAGCTTAATTTTCTTTATCATTTTAACTATAAACGTTTTTCCACTCTTTTCTCTTGCGACTATACCTTTCTTTTCTAAATCTTGAATTATTCTGCTTATTGTAGGTCTAGAATATCCCACCAGCTCAGGCAACTCTTCTTGTTTTATCTCTCCGCCATTTTCAATTATCGCCTTCAGGACGGCTATTTCTTTTTCATTAAATTGTTCGAGTATCTCTTGTTTTCTGCTTACTATTCTCTTGTGCAAATAGAAAATAATTGGACTCATTATTATCAGCATAGCAATCATTCCGAGGAGGAAATAAATTTTCGAACCAGAGGCCGGTGGATGTTGTGGGGTGGACTGTGTAGTCACTATTGGTGGGGGTTCTATGTCTCTTCCTATCCAATAAGTTTCGTATCCCATATCCTCTAAAGTCTTTTCAATGCTTTCATTTAGCCCTAGTCCAACGAGAATCACTATCTTAGCTTTAAGTTGTTTTATTCCAGCTAACGCGGCTGGTGAGAGCTGGTTTTCCCAGGTCAATAAAAGAGGGTATTTATACTTCATTGCAAATTCTGACGCTGCCAAAGTTGAACCATAGTCCCATGCACTAGCAAGTACTACGGTTTTACTGCCATTGGGATAGAAATGTAGTGCCAGCTTTTCAGCAGTTTCAGTTCGATCCGCTCCTCCAATTCTGGTAACTTTGAATCCCATGCTCTTCAGTTTATCTTCAACTTCTAAGCTTACAGCATTTGCATTTCCAACAATTAGAACGCTATTCCTACCTAACTGTATGTAGGAATAGAGTTGTGCTTCTGTTATTTTATCTAGCTTCTTTGGGTTTACGGGGAGAATTGGGATGTTGAGTAAATGAGAATACGGGAGAGCTATAAGATAGTCAATTATATCATCATTTCTAACTATTATTAGGTCATATTGGGGAGGGGATGCCATTACAAGGTTAGAAATTATTGCAATAACCAGGATTATACTTAAAAATTTTCTCACTCTTCTCCCTCCTTTAAACCTCAAGGTTTTTAAACTATTTAAATTTTCATGCCTCTGGGCTAAGGGGCAACCCGATGAATCCCGCTGATGAAAATTAGAGAGGTGGGAGGAAATGGCAACGTTCAAGCTTGTGATATCAGATCCAAAAAGTGGAATTGCCAAGCAGATTGAAATAACTGGAGATGCTGCAGAGAAACTCATTGGAAAGAAAATAGGGGATCAGATCCCAGTAAAGGAACTCGGCATTAACCTAAACGAGCTCTTTGGCAAGGAGTTTCCAGAAGATGTTAAGATGGAAATAAGGGGAGGAACTGACAAGGATGGCTTCCCAATGAGACCCGATGTTCATGGGCCTAGAAGAGTCAGGATACTCCTTTCAAAGGGACCAGGATTTAGACCAAGGGAAAAGGGTGAGAGAAGGAAAAAGACTGTTAGGGGCAACACAATTAGTCCGGAAATTGTCCAAGTAAATGTTAAACTTGTATACTAAATCTTTTTAACTCCCTATTCTATCTATTATTTGCGCGGCTCAGGCCGGCGAGCGCCGATGCAATGGGGCCGCGCTGGACCGGGCTACATCGAGGTGTTGCTTTTTGCTACCTAAATTGCCAATCTTAATACTTGCAATTTCAGTATTCCTCATTATTTTGGTAACTTGGAACTCTAAGGAGTCGTTCTATCTTACAATAATATCCTTAGTATACATCCTCATAGCACCCACTAGATATTATGGTGCAACAGTTCTCTTACCCTCCGTATTTTTATTAGCTCCGAGATTCTGCAGAGAAGCAGGCTTTCTAATTGTGGGCTTGATACTAATTTCTGAAACCGTAAGAGAATCTCTTAGTATTTTCTCTGCCCTAAAATTGTCTGCATTTTCCCTAATTTTGGCTCTCCTACTTCTATCTCCACCTAGAAGGAAGATCATTAGAGAGGGGTGGGCATTAATTCTCTCCCTTTTATCGGCACTTCTTTCCATTGCAATTCCAGTCCTCCCAATCCTTATTCCAGCTTATATTTTAGCGTTCCCTGTAACCACATTTAGTTATATGTATGCCTTTTTCTTTGCATCCGCCCTTTTACCCCTCCATGAGTTGGGATTGTACAGCTTTCCGAAAATAGTTCCATTAGACGTTTTTGACCTAAAATACTTGATCATCCAAGTAGTTATAATAGGGTATGTTTTGTTCAAAGAGAGATTATCAGGTGTTATTAGGAGGAAGCAAACTTTGATGCTTCTCCTACTCTCTATATTCTCCTTACCATTCGCTGGTAAGTTCTTTCAAGAATTCGTTCTTGTTATCTCTGCAGCAAGCGTTAGGCTTTTGGTCACTCTTCCTCATCATGAGGAAACTTAATTGCCCCTATCTTGGCTGGTTTTATGTATGGTCCAATTTCCTTAATTATTCCAGGCGCATGGGTGCCCTTTTTTAGGATAAGCATAGTTTCCATAAGCCCCAGCTCTTCAATCCTTCTTACATCCCTGCTGTGCCCGGTTTCTACGAGGGCTTTTTCTATATTTTCGCTTATTGTTCCAACGATGAATAGCTTGTCATATTTATCGCTTGTCCATCCCTTAATTTTCTTTATCCATCTATCCGTAAGGTGGGCCTCAATTTCCTGAGCAAGTTTTTCCACTTTCTCTATTTTTACCTCAACAGGTAGATAATCTACCCAACCAAACTCTCTTATCATCTGTCTGACCGGTTTTTCTCCGAATGTTCTTTTTAGCCAGTAAAGTGGTATTAGGGCATCTTTAATTCTCGGTTTTAGTATCCCAATGTCCACGTATACTCCATATCCAACTTTTCCTAGATCCACTAACCTACCAGTTAGAATTTGCCCTTCCTCAACATTCGAAAGTGAGACGGGGATTTCTCCGAACTCTTCTTTAATCAAATTAATAGAAACTTCAGAATCTTCACCATCCACAACGATCTTAACCCACTGTCTTTTAGTTATTGAAATTCTCCATCTAACGTCTAGATCTCCTATTAAAGATCTTAACTTCTTCTCTAGCTTATTAAACCCACTTCTGTCTCCGTATATTTTTTGAGGTATTATGATCTCCATAGCACTTCACTTTTTCTTGCTTTTCTTTCCTTTTTTCTTTGGAGGCTTTCTAAGTCCTAGCTCGATTTCAAGTTCCTCTATTCTTCTTTTAAGCTCTTCCACTATCTTGGAGTTATCATATTCTTGAAGAATTTCTCCACAAATCGGGCACGTGAAACCGTACTCAAATGCTTCATCAAAGGTTAACTTTGGATGTCCTGGGGTTCCACAGTGATAATACACCTCATTAGTTTCCTCCTGGAGCATTTTCTTGAGTTTTTCTAACTCCTGCATTTTCCTGGCTCTGATAACTTCGGGTAATCTCTTTGTCTCAATATGCCAGTAATAATAGTACCATCCAGTTTCGTCATCTCTGACTCTCCTAAAATCAGCTAATTTCGCATCGTAGAGGGCGTAGAGAATCTTCCTAACGGTATTAACCCGAATTCCTGTTATTTCAGAAAGTTCTTCGTCTGTAGCTTCTCCTTTCTTTTCCAAGGCTTTTATAACTTCTACAGCCTCTTCCCCTCCAATGTCCCTTGCAATCTCAAGAAGCGCCTTGTTCCTTCTAGCCATTCTTCTTGCCCTCCATTTCTACCGGAGTATCCCTACCAATGAATTACTATGAACATAGGCATATATATACTTTAGGGAAGATGTTCAAGAAAGGTGGAGGGAAGTCATTTAGTTAAATACTCATCGACAAGTTCTTTTGCAGAGGGTTTATAAACTTCTAAAACTTCAATATCCTCTATTACATTTCCCTCTCTAAGCTTTAGCTTTACTTTACCTCCGTAAACTTGGAGATCTAGGAGGCCATAAACGACGTCCTCTGCCTCTATTGGGCTCTTAAACTTCATTATGTACTCCCCATCTTCTGTGATAAGCTTGACCCACCACTCATTCTTTCTCTTAAATGGTCTGGTAACTTTAGGCTTAAACTTTTCAATGATTACTTCCAATTATGTCACCCCCACTATCTCTGAAGTTGCTGGCCCCATTGGGATTTATCAACCTAACTGTCCACAAAAAAACTTATAAAACTTCTGGCGAGTTATCCATCGGGTGGGCCGGTAGCTCAGCCTGGTTAGAGCACCGGGCTTTTAACCCGGTGGTCGCGGGTTCAAATCCCGCCCGGCCCGCCAAAATGATTTCAACTTTTTACTAAGCAAGTTTTTGTGAAAGCCACATCATAACAGCCTCCTTAATGAATTTACTCCCATTCTTTATGGCTTTGTTTAAAATCTCGAGCACTGACAGTTCAAATTTCTTTTTCAAGCCCTGCTTTTTAGAGCTGGGACGAGATGAGAAGGGTGCTAGCCTGCTAGAGACTATTTTATATTTTGGTTTAAATCCATGCAACGTTTTTAAATCCTTTATATAACTCTACCTCTAGAGACGAGATCACTGGATGTTCTTGAGAGGTGGTGTCATATCCTGATTGTTGGGATAGATATAATCAGTGAAAATCCAAAAAAATTTGCTGTTGTAACCTGGTTCAACGGAAGAATAGAGAAGAAGGGAGAGTTTACTCTGTATAGGCTTATTAGGTTCATTAGAGCTAAAAGGCCAGATATAATCGCCATGGATAGCATAACAGAGCTTGGAGATGACTTGCGGAAATTCCTAAGGGCTCTCCCTGAAGGAACGAAACTTGTCCAAGTAACAGGTAGGCCAGGAGAACAGAGATCGTTATGGAGTTTGGCTAAGGAACATGGGATTAGAGTAGGTGATAAGTTTGATCCCTACGAAGAGGCAAAGGTTTCAGCTCTTTTGGCATCAAAAGGTATTGGATATGAGGTTTTAGCCTTTGAGGACGAAGTTTTAATTACTGTAACAAGAGGGAGAAGCCAGGGAAAAGGAGGATGGAGCCAGGATAGATATAGGAGAAGGGTTCATAGCCTTGTGCAAGCAAAAGTGAGACAGATAGAAGAGGCCTTAAGAAGGGCGGATATTCCATTTGATTTGGAAGTTGAGGAGAGAGATTATGGAGTTTCTAGAGGGGAGTTTAAAGTTTATGCAAGCAGAGAAGAATTAGCGGGACTTGTCAAGCCAATGCGGGGAGGAGATGTTGAAATAAGGATAAAACCCGTCGAAAGGAAGGTATTGGAGTTTGTCCCATTAAAGGCTGAAACTGAAATTGAAAAAAGAAGAAGCGTGATAATTGGTCTTGACCCTGGAATAACGGTAGGAATTGCTGCCATAGACTTAGATGGCAAAATAATCTCTGTTTATAGCGAGAAGAATATGGCTCTAAGCGAGATAGTTCGATTCATCAGTGAAATTGGTCACCCAATAATAATTGCAACTGATGTTAATCCAGCACCCGGACTAGTTGAAAAAATAGCAAGATCCTTTAAGGCTCAGCTTTTTGTTCCCAGAGAGAGCTTGAAAGTTGAAGAGAAGAATGAGCTCCTCAGAAATCTTGGAATTAACGTGGAGGATGATCATCAGAGAGACGCACTTGCGGCGGCCTACAAAGCCTACCTTAGATACAAGCCAAAATTAGAGCATATAGAGGCGAGGTTAAGAGAATTAGGCTTGTGGAAGAAGAGAAATGAAATAAAGGCCCTAGTGCTTTCTGGATACAGCCTTGGAGAGGCCATAATGAAAGTCAAACTTTCGGACAGATTAAAGGAGGAGAAGATCCCAGAGGTTAAAGAGGAAGTCGACTTAACTCCATATGTAGAAAAAATCAAGGAATTGGAGAAAACTATTGCAGACCTTGAAAGGGAAAATGCTGAACTTAGGGCGATAATTGAAGAACAGAAGAAGATTATAGAAAGACTTGAAAGAAAGTTGGAGGAATACGATGAGAAAGTCCGCTTTGAAGTTCTTAAAGAAAGAGAGATCAAAGCCAGAGACGAAAGAATAGCAATTCTCGAAAAGAAACTTAGGGAAGAAAAGGAAAAGGTTGAAATTCTTGCAAAGAAGCTCGCTCAAACGAGGAAGATGAGAAGGCTTGAACTCAGTGGAAAGGTATACCCAATGAAAGTCATAGAGAACCTCACTTGGAGAGATGTAGAAGAGGTTGAGGAAGAAGTTGGAATCAAAAGGAACGACATACTATATATTGTAAATCCCGCGGGGGCTGGTAAGAAAATAGCTGAACACCTGGCTAAAAAGAAAATACGGGCTGTGGTGTCTAGTAAGCTCCTCCCACTTCCTGTTATGGAAGTATTTAAAGAAAAGAGAATTCCTGTTCTTCTAGAGGGGAAAGACATAGAGGTAATAAGGCTGGATGAATTCGCTGTAGTGAGGAGGGAAGATATAGAAAGGGCAATAGAGAGAAAAATTAAAGAATGGGAGGAAGAGGAGAAAGAAAAGGAACTTGAGAGCGTTTTAAAAGTTATCGAGGAGTACAGAATCGAGAGAGTCAAAGAACTCATCAGAAAGGCAGAGGAGGAAAGACAATGATACTTGTAATTGCCGAGAAGCCCAACGTTGCTAGAAAGATAGCTGGAGCTCTAGCTGAAGGAAAACCAATAAAAAAGACTCTCTTTGGAGTTCCCTATTATGAATTGTTTAGGGATGGGAAGAGGTTAATAGTTGCCCCTGCCGTTGGGCACCTTTATGGTTTAGCACCAAAGCAAGACTTCTACGGATACCCGATATTTGATATAGAATGGGTCCCGGTATATATAGCAGAGAAAGGAAAGGAATACGCTAAGGATTACATAAAACTACTTTCCGTTCTTGCAAAGAGGGTTAAGGAATTTGTAGTTGCTTGTGACTATGACACAGAGGGAGAAGTTATTGGTTATACTGCTTTAAAGTATGCATGTGGCGTTGATCCTGGGATAGCTAAGAGGATGAAGTTTTCCGCTCTAACTAAAAGGGATTTAATAAAGGCCTGGTACAATTTAGAACCGACGATAAACTTTGGCATGGCAAATGCTGGAATAGCAAGGCATATTCTTGACTGGTATTGGGGTGTTAACCTCTCGAGGGCTTTGACTCATGCAATAAAGAAAGCGAGTGGTAGATGGATAGTTCTCAGCACCGGAAGAGTTCAAGGACCCACCTTAAAGTTTCTCGTTGAGAGAGAAAGGGAGATACAGAATTTTGTTCCAAAGCCGTACTGGATTATCAAGTTAGTATTTGAGAAAAATGGGAAAAAATTCACAGCAACATACGAGAAAGACAAAATTTGGGATGAAAACGAGGCCAAGAGAATAGTCTTGGAAGCCAAGAAGGGGCCTGTAAGAGTAGCTGATATAGATGTTAAGAGACAGAAAAGAAATCCCCCCGTCCCTTTTGACTTAGGAACATTACAAAGGGAGGCTTATTCAGCGTTTGGCTTCAGTCCAAAGAAGACACTAGACCTTGCCCAAAGTCTCTATGAAAAAGGATTTTCCTCCTATCCAAGAACGGAGAGTCAAAAGCTTCCTAAGAATTTAAATTTCCGCTATATTATTCAGAACATAGCAAAGATGCCCGAATATAGACCTTATGCCCATCTCCTCTTAGGGATGCCAGAATTAAAGCCAGTTGAGGGTAAAAAGGATGATCCTGCTCATCCCGCTATATATCCTACAGGAGAAATACCGAGACCCGGGGATTTAACTAAAGATGAAGCAAAACTCTATGACATGATTGTGAGAAGATTTCTCGCCCTTTTCATGGAGTCTGCTATTAGGGAAAGCGTTAAAGTCACGATTCGTGCGGGCCCGCATAGGTTTATTTTAAGCGGTGGTAGGACTGTCAGGGAAGGATGGTTGAGCGTTTACGGAAAGTATGTAAAGTTTGAGGAAGTAACGTTGCCCACGTTTTTAGTGGGAGAACGCGTGAAGGTTCTCCAGATAAAGAGAGAGAAGAAAAAGACAAAGCCTCCAGCTCGATATTCTCCAGCGGCCGTTATAAAGAAGATGGAGGATCTTGGACTTGGTACAAAGGCTACAAGGGCACAGATTTTGGAGACTCTATATCAGAGAGGATATATAGAAGGGAAGAAAAGTATAAAAGTTACACCCTTGGGTATGAAGGTCATCGAGACTCTAGAAAAGTATGTTCCGGAGATAATAAGTGTTGAGCTGACGAGGGAGTTTGAGGAGAAAATGAACCTTATAATGCAGGGTAAGTTGACAAAAGAAGAAGTTATAGAGGAAGCTAAGGCAAGATTAATGAAGATACTTGAAGAATTCAAGAAGAGGGAACTTGAAATTGGAATGGAGCTAGCAAAAATTGTTGTTGGAGAATCCAAACTTAAGGAAGGCTTAAAGAAAGAGGAAAAGCCCCTTATTGTTGTAGGGAAGTGCCCGAAGTGTGGCGGTGATTTGGTCGTTAAGTATAATAAGAAAACAGGAAAGCGGTTTGTTGGGTGTTCAAATTGGCCAAAATGTGATGTCACTTATCCAATCCTCCAAAGGGGTGAGATAATACCTACAGGAAAAACATGTTGCAATGGAGCACCCGTTGTTATAATCCGAGAAGAAGATGGGTATGAAAGGGAGATATGTCTTGACATTAGTTGTAAAAAGAAATTCTAGTCATTTTCGTTTTCTTCAAGTTTTTGAAGAGCGATCTTT
This is a stretch of genomic DNA from Pyrococcus sp. ST04. It encodes these proteins:
- a CDS encoding 30S ribosomal protein S6e; the protein is MATFKLVISDPKSGIAKQIEITGDAAEKLIGKKIGDQIPVKELGINLNELFGKEFPEDVKMEIRGGTDKDGFPMRPDVHGPRRVRILLSKGPGFRPREKGERRKKTVRGNTISPEIVQVNVKLVY
- a CDS encoding ATP/GTP-binding protein, whose product is MIVVFVGTAGSGKSAITGAFGKYLEENYKVGYVNLDTGVKLLPYKPDIDVRESITVEEIMKEGYGPNGAIVESYDRLMNEFDEYLNKILKLEEEKDYVLIDTPGQMETFLFHEFGVKLMENLPYPLVVYLSDPEILKKPHDYCFVRFFTLLIDLRLGATTIPALNKIDILSKEELERHKKMFEDLEYLTARLKFDPSTQGLLAYKMCSMLPEVSPPVRAIYLSAKTGEGFEDLETLAYEHYCTCGDLT
- the minD gene encoding cell division ATPase MinD, with amino-acid sequence MARIISIVSGKGGTGKTTVTANLSVALGERGKKVLAVDGDLTMANLSLVLGVDDADVTLHDVLAGEAKIDDAIYMTQFDNVYVLPGAVDWEHVIKADPRKLPDVIKSLKDNYDFILIDCPAGLQLDAMSAMLSGEEALLVTNPEISCLTDTMKVGIVLKKAGLAILGFVLNRYGRTEKDIPPEAAEEVMEIPLLAVIPEDPAIREGTLEGIPAVKYKPESEGAKAFVKLAEEIERLAGIKARVMY
- a CDS encoding cell wall-binding repeat-containing protein — encoded protein: MRKFLSIILVIAIISNLVMASPPQYDLIIVRNDDIIDYLIALPYSHLLNIPILPVNPKKLDKITEAQLYSYIQLGRNSVLIVGNANAVSLEVEDKLKSMGFKVTRIGGADRTETAEKLALHFYPNGSKTVVLASAWDYGSTLAASEFAMKYKYPLLLTWENQLSPAALAGIKQLKAKIVILVGLGLNESIEKTLEDMGYETYWIGRDIEPPPIVTTQSTPQHPPASGSKIYFLLGMIAMLIIMSPIIFYLHKRIVSRKQEILEQFNEKEIAVLKAIIENGGEIKQEELPELVGYSRPTISRIIQDLEKKGIVAREKSGKTFIVKMIKKIKLD
- the tfe gene encoding transcription factor E, with the translated sequence MARRNKALLEIARDIGGEEAVEVIKALEKKGEATDEELSEITGIRVNTVRKILYALYDAKLADFRRVRDDETGWYYYYWHIETKRLPEVIRARKMQELEKLKKMLQEETNEVYYHCGTPGHPKLTFDEAFEYGFTCPICGEILQEYDNSKIVEELKRRIEELEIELGLRKPPKKKGKKSKKK
- a CDS encoding DUF460 domain-containing protein, producing MDSITELGDDLRKFLRALPEGTKLVQVTGRPGEQRSLWSLAKEHGIRVGDKFDPYEEAKVSALLASKGIGYEVLAFEDEVLITVTRGRSQGKGGWSQDRYRRRVHSLVQAKVRQIEEALRRADIPFDLEVEERDYGVSRGEFKVYASREELAGLVKPMRGGDVEIRIKPVERKVLEFVPLKAETEIEKRRSVIIGLDPGITVGIAAIDLDGKIISVYSEKNMALSEIVRFISEIGHPIIIATDVNPAPGLVEKIARSFKAQLFVPRESLKVEEKNELLRNLGINVEDDHQRDALAAAYKAYLRYKPKLEHIEARLRELGLWKKRNEIKALVLSGYSLGEAIMKVKLSDRLKEEKIPEVKEEVDLTPYVEKIKELEKTIADLERENAELRAIIEEQKKIIERLERKLEEYDEKVRFEVLKEREIKARDERIAILEKKLREEKEKVEILAKKLAQTRKMRRLELSGKVYPMKVIENLTWRDVEEVEEEVGIKRNDILYIVNPAGAGKKIAEHLAKKKIRAVVSSKLLPLPVMEVFKEKRIPVLLEGKDIEVIRLDEFAVVRREDIERAIERKIKEWEEEEKEKELESVLKVIEEYRIERVKELIRKAEEERQ
- a CDS encoding Gins 23 protein, coding for MLAGKAYIPVRVLKPFGNWKEGDMILLEDWKAKELWEMGVVEIIDEADKVIGEIDRILNEEKKNAPLTPIPEGLYEKAEFYIYYLEKFVQVQGGSIEVLQTKLTKLRNLKKKYKMLKNIRFKKILEAVRLRPNSMEILSRLSPEEKRVYLEISRIRNEWIGE
- a CDS encoding DUF2110 family protein codes for the protein MEIIIPQKIYGDRSGFNKLEKKLRSLIGDLDVRWRISITKRQWVKIVVDGEDSEVSINLIKEEFGEIPVSLSNVEEGQILTGRLVDLGKVGYGVYVDIGILKPRIKDALIPLYWLKRTFGEKPVRQMIREFGWVDYLPVEVKIEKVEKLAQEIEAHLTDRWIKKIKGWTSDKYDKLFIVGTISENIEKALVETGHSRDVRRIEELGLMETMLILKKGTHAPGIIKEIGPYIKPAKIGAIKFPHDEEE
- the topA gene encoding DNA topoisomerase I; this encodes MILVIAEKPNVARKIAGALAEGKPIKKTLFGVPYYELFRDGKRLIVAPAVGHLYGLAPKQDFYGYPIFDIEWVPVYIAEKGKEYAKDYIKLLSVLAKRVKEFVVACDYDTEGEVIGYTALKYACGVDPGIAKRMKFSALTKRDLIKAWYNLEPTINFGMANAGIARHILDWYWGVNLSRALTHAIKKASGRWIVLSTGRVQGPTLKFLVEREREIQNFVPKPYWIIKLVFEKNGKKFTATYEKDKIWDENEAKRIVLEAKKGPVRVADIDVKRQKRNPPVPFDLGTLQREAYSAFGFSPKKTLDLAQSLYEKGFSSYPRTESQKLPKNLNFRYIIQNIAKMPEYRPYAHLLLGMPELKPVEGKKDDPAHPAIYPTGEIPRPGDLTKDEAKLYDMIVRRFLALFMESAIRESVKVTIRAGPHRFILSGGRTVREGWLSVYGKYVKFEEVTLPTFLVGERVKVLQIKREKKKTKPPARYSPAAVIKKMEDLGLGTKATRAQILETLYQRGYIEGKKSIKVTPLGMKVIETLEKYVPEIISVELTREFEEKMNLIMQGKLTKEEVIEEAKARLMKILEEFKKRELEIGMELAKIVVGESKLKEGLKKEEKPLIVVGKCPKCGGDLVVKYNKKTGKRFVGCSNWPKCDVTYPILQRGEIIPTGKTCCNGAPVVIIREEDGYEREICLDISCKKKF
- a CDS encoding DMT family transporter, whose amino-acid sequence is MLTGVLLALTSALCWGSASVLIRIGLKDKSPIAANLVRLYFSATTYLILFLVLGNYSEIASMPLKYHLIAFISAQFGFVIGDYFYFSALKSLGVSRTVPITSTYPLWTLIWAYLFLGREITVKIILGAVLVVLGIVIVRQAESEEHADPRGILHAFVTPISWSVAIVLMDWLSSKVSSLTLAGLRIIYAAIGVTLISWKVLGEIRKVTWREVGVIASAGLLGLVIAQYTFVSSVSLLGSQIATPITAINPIISTLLAVALLKEPPNMKIWISLGLVVVGIFLLTS